One genomic region from Salvia hispanica cultivar TCC Black 2014 chromosome 2, UniMelb_Shisp_WGS_1.0, whole genome shotgun sequence encodes:
- the LOC125207055 gene encoding acyl-acyl carrier protein thioesterase ATL3, chloroplastic-like, protein MLNNSLTHVSTQTPPLSFPAVPRRHAEQLPPLVRSRQRQPLPPMKSSASLAVNNKLTGGGKGMSWFFELEQEVREYELDQIGVVNHATLNNFCEYGTYKLLDKIGFDAHIKLAISEVTIKYPSPLKRKDKYVLKLRLYDYSTTRFYFEDQILRLPDYKD, encoded by the exons ATGTTGAATAATTCTTTAACTCACGTCTCCACACAAACACCACCGCTTAGCTTCCCTGCTGTTCCGCGGCGGCATGCAGAGCAGCTGCCGCCTCTCGTCAGGAGCCGCCAGCGGCAGCCGCTGCCGCCGATGAAGAGCTCTGCAAGCCTTGCGGTCAATAACAAATTGACTGGAGGTGGGAAAGG GATGAGTTGGTTTTTTGAACTGGAACAAGAAGTTCGAGAATATGAATTGGATCAGATTGGAGTTGTGAATCATGCTAcattaaacaatttttgtgAATATG GTACATACAAACTCCTCGATAAGATCGGTTTTGATGCACATATAAAGTTAGCAATATCTGAAGTGACAATCAAATACCCCTCACCTTTGAAG AGGAAAGACAAATATGTGCTAAAATTGAGGTTATATGACTATTCTACTACTCGATTCTATTTTGAGGACCAAATCCTTAGGCTACCAGATTATAAG GATTAA
- the LOC125207937 gene encoding WEB family protein At1g75720-like, which produces MQGGEGVVVRGRVEIDTRQPFRSVREAVMLFGEKVLAGEVYGNKLKEMQNKAKNQPSKLGAVKAELEETKETLSKAKEEGNLMAHCLNSLRQELEQTKKELRHLKTRETLFEREVEEVKFIDNTKDIVEMKHEGKIELQKKRSVKFASPQLLTKVLDDEELKKKTKKKKKPLVPLIGGLFLKKIKKGAKESES; this is translated from the exons ATGCAAGGAGGAGAAGGGGTGGTGGTGAGAGGCCGAGTCGAGATCGACACTCGACAGCCGTTTCGCTCCGTGAGAGAGGCCGTGATGTTGTTCGGAGAGAAAGTGCTCGCCGGAGAAGTCTACGGCAACAAACTCAAAGAG ATgcaaaacaaagcaaaaaacCAGCCATCAAAGCTGGGAGCAGTGAAAGCAGAGCTAGAAGAAACCAAAGAAACCCTATCAAAGGCAAAAGAAGAAGGAAATCTCATGGCTCACTGCTTAAATTCACTAAGGCAAGAACTCGAACAGACGAAAAAGGAGCTTCGACACCTCAAAACAAGAGAAACCCTATTCGAACGAGAGGTCGAAGAGGTCAAATTCATCGACAACACCAAAGACATCGTGGAGATGAAGCATGAAGGCAAGATTGAGCTGCAGAAGAAGAGATCGGTCAAGTTTGCTAGCCCGCAGCTGCTGACGAAGGTGCTGGATGACGaagagttgaagaagaagacgaagaagaagaagaagccgtTGGTTCCGTTGATCGGAGGGTTGTTCTTGAAGAAGATCAAGAAGGGAGCTAAGGAGAGtgaatcttga
- the LOC125207057 gene encoding SH2 domain-containing protein A-like — protein sequence MSDFSGAEERDYVSLRNLKVDFTREDDGEEGDGCFALCFWIYIDDCASFPSSVLVQKHPDVDCNPPFLYLDDEKKMKLFQLLFMYKEALNPDNRIPLTDVPCITTEAEFPMKKWVHVACEVSRDLMRLHVDGEIVGENPLTCSVNKDLHEEGLKNICLTCPEENKDKLHGYVHGLGVLFREPSIKNHYVKDPPLYLAIDQSSASEIEEGSDSVWSIVGGKASCRRIFSLDVVLLDAFGGPVSKELEAVASLLYADSGVPVENTTDAEPPLLMNCDGIEYASHERPCKLINGRASVKLKISQLSSKCDNRLFQIKFNVPRLGNYPFLETLSLPIRCVSRGRSARTASITLRKSSSRTYYGNGCESPSPDDGSMQLITNIVREAKPSPSSKRIKLGQDVPFVMFKEEGRQANKVHHSRAWTANQGNAHARSMKRKPEDHCGTENNSCASDNSEATNSDPRSVLSVPSPISDLIIFKYCLGGPAEKCHLLKEIAIPASEEQLADFAKQVSLFSGCLHHRHQIKMAKRLVEEGIQVWTSVSGNNHHVLWENLVFIINEQFMKIACSTRPLMDQDLECLRRIAGCQDVVLVIDCHCVLRCCRVVRSE from the exons atgaGCGATTTCAGTGGAGCGGAGGAGCGAGATTATGTTTCCCTGCGGAATCTCAAAGTGGATTTCACAAGGGAAGACGATGGGGAAGAGGGAGATGGATGTTTTGCGCTCTGTTTCTGGATTTACATTGATGATTGTGCTTCTTTCCCCTCTTCCGTTCTGGTTCAG AAGCATCCAGATGTCGATTGTAATCCGCCTTTCTTGTACTTGGACGACgagaagaaaatgaagctCTTTCAGTTGCTGTTTATGTACAAAGAGGCTCTAAATCCCGACAATCGTATTCCCTTGACTGATGTTCCATGTATTACCACTGAGGCTGAGTTCCCTATGAAGAAATGGGTTCACGTTGCGTGTGAG GTCTCGAGGGATCTTATGAGGCTTCACGTAGATGGAGAAATTGTCGGAGAAAATCCTTTGACCTGCTCAGTTAACAAGGACTTGCATGAAGAGggattgaaaaatatatgcTTGACATGCCCcgaagaaaataaagataaattacaTGGCTATGTTCATGGGCTTGGTGTCCTGTTCCGTGAACCGTCTATTAAAAACCACTATGTCAAG GATCCTCCGTTATATCTGGCAATTGACCAATCAAGTGCATCGGAGATTGAAGAAGGCAGTGACAGTGTGTGGAGCATCGTTGGGGGCAAG GCATCTTGCCGCAGGATATTTTCTCTGGACGTTGTGCTATTGGATGCATTTGGTGGTCCAGTGAGCAAAGAACTCGAG GCTGTCGCTTCTCTCCTCTATGCCGACAGTGGTGTCCCTGTTGAGAACACTACTGATGCGGAACCTCCCCTTCTTATGAACTGTGATGGTATTGAATATGCTTCTCATGAGAGACCGTGCAAACTGATCAACGGGCGTGCCTCTGTTAAGCTCAAGATATCACAG CTTTCTTCGAAGTGTGACAACAGGCTGTTCCAGATAAAGTTCAACGTTCCAAGATTGGGAAATTACCCTTTTCTTGAGACCCTATCTCTGCCTATTCGCTGTGTTTCACGTGGCAGGAGTGCAAGAACAGCTTCTATTACGCTGAGAAAGTCATCCAGTAGAACTTACTATGGTAATGGATGTGAATCGCCTAGTCCTGATGATGGATCAATGCAACTTATCACCAATATTGTTCGTGAAGCCAAACCAAGTCCATCATCAAAGCGGATCAAATTAGGACAAGATGTGCCGTTTGTGATGTTCAAAGAAGAAGGTAGGCAAGCCAATAAAGTTCACCACTCTCGTGCTTGGACTGCTAATCAG GGCAACGCACATGCAAGGAGTATGAAGAGGAAACCGGAAGATCATTGTGGAACAGAGAACAATTCATGTGCTTCTGATAATAGCGAAGCAACAAACTCTGACCCGAGAAGCGTGCTCAGTGTTCCGAGTCCGATCTCAGATTTGATAATATTCAAATACTGCCTGGGTGGTCCAGCGGAGAAATGCCATCTTCTCAAGGAAATTGCTATTCCAGCTTCAGAAGAGCAACTAGCCGATTTTGCAAAGCAGGTTTCCCTGTTCTCTGGATGCTTACATCACAG gcatcaaatcaaaatggcGAAGAGATTGGTCGAGGAGGGGATTCAAGTCTGGACGTCAGTATCAGGGAACAACCACCACGTTCTATGGGAGAATCTCGTTTTCATcattaatgaacaattcatgAAGATAGCCTGCTCTACTCGTCCTTTAATGGATCAG GACCTTGAGTGCTTGAGGAGAATAGCAGGCTGCCAGGATGTCGTGTTGGTGATTGATTGCCACTGTGTGTTGAGATGTTGCAGAGTGGTAAGAAGTGAGTAG
- the LOC125207058 gene encoding probable sodium/metabolite cotransporter BASS1, chloroplastic has product MELTTAKSHSPIYALLRRPPPPRSPKSHISPISIKLHNPQSQSQFQIPKPLFAARRPELKPTHCGNSSNAVTAEERSWIEAAGEAVSTAFPVWVALGCLLGLLRPSSFNWMQPKLTVMGITLTMLGMGMTLTFDDLRGALAMPKELFAGFFLQYSIMPLSGYFVSKLLNLPSYYAAGLILVGCCPGGTASNIVTYIARGNVALSVLMTAASTLSAVVSSDSNFICTFEGISLRMFTFFQNSVLGVVLAKHFGNPLTAVPCAVSSVCHSIFGSALAGIWRRDIPQKDQDEKQDA; this is encoded by the exons ATGGAGTTGACCACCGCCAAATCTCACTCACCCATCTACGCTCTCCTCCGCAGACCTCCACCGCCGCGTTCACCGAAATCACACATCTCACCAATCTCAATCAAACTCCACAATCCCCAATCCCAATCTCAATTTCAAATTCCGAAGCCCCTTTTCGCAGCGCGCCGCCCCGAATTGAAACCCACTCACTGCGGCAATTCGTCGAACGCCGTGACTGCAGAAGAGAGGAGCTGGATCGAGGCGGCCGGGGAGGCGGTGTCGACCGCATTTCCGGTGTGGGTGGCGCTGGGGTGCTTGCTAGGGCTGCTGCGGCCGAGCTCCTTCAATTGGATGCAGCCGAAGTTGACGGTGATGGGCATCACCCTCACCATGCTTGGAATGGGCATGACGCTCACCTTCGATGATCTCCGCGGCGCCCTCGCTATGCCTAAGGAGCTGTTTGCTGGATTCTTCTTGCAGTATTCG ATAATGCCATTATCCGGATATTTTGTGAGCAAGCTCTTAAACTTGCCGTCATATTATGCAGCCGGCTTGATACTGGTGGGATGCTGCCCCGGAG GGACAGCCAGTAACATCGTTACATACATTGCACG CGGAAATGTGGCTCTTTCCGTGTTGATGACGGCTGCAAGTACGCTCTCTGCTGTGGTTAGTAGTGACTCGAATTTTATTTGCACCTTTGAAGGGATAAGTTTGAGGATGTTTACT TTTTTTCAGAACTCGGTGCTTGGAGTGGTCCTTGCGAAACACTTTGGGAACCCGTTGACAGCTGTGCCATGCGCAGTTTCCAGCGTGTGCCATTCGATCTTTGGTAGTGCGTTGGCTGGGATTTGGAGACGAGACATCCCCCAGAAAGATCAAGACGAGAAACAAGATGCATAG
- the LOC125207059 gene encoding ABC transporter E family member 2-like translates to MSDRIASDEDTIHCFGPNSFKLHSLPAPRAGHVLGLVGNNGTGKSISLRLLSGKFKFNLGRLHNPPDLQEILDHFKGSELHDYFNRIYEDKLNVICKPQYVEYLPERVQGNVGQLLSLADKVKDMKQELAADLDLIQVMDRNVEDLSRGELQRFSIAITALQNADIFLFDEPSSYLDVKQRLKAAQVVRSLVRPNNYVIVAEHDLSVLDYLSDFICCLYGEPGVYGVVTLPFSAREGINIFLARFVPTENLGFRYEPFMVAETPQESHVEIETCARYKYPTMTITRGGKFGLKVVQGEFTDSEIIVMLGENGTGKTTFLHMLVHLLYSWHFKPDSVEGSDVEIPEYNVSYKQERIGIKLEFECTVGMLLCARIPDAIRNPRFVSDVFEPLSIQKFMDKNVRDISAGELQKLSLTLCLGKPADIYLIDEPSTYLDSESWIVAANVIKNFIRNTKKTALVVEHDITMATYLADRVIVYEGKPSIDCVASPPQPLLTGMNLFLSHLDITVRRDPANMLPRFNKLESKEDREQKASRAYYYMDD, encoded by the exons ATGTCGGATCGTATTGCCTCCGACGAGGATACAATCCATTGTTTTGGGCCTAACTCCTTCAAATTGCACAG TTTACCTGCACCGAGAGCTGGCCATGTTTTGGGCCTCGTGGGAAATAATGGCACAGGAAAATCTATTTCACTTCGACTTTTGTCTGGGAAGTTCAAATTTAACTTGGGACGCCTTCAT AATCCTCCTGATTTGCAAGAAATTTTGGATCATTTTAAAGGATCAGAGCTGCACGATTACTTCAACCGTATTTATGAAGATAAATTGAAT GTAATCTGCAAGCCCCAGTACGTTGAGTACCTACCCGAACGTGTTCAAGGCAACGTTGGGCAACTTCTTTCTCTGGCAGATAAGGTGAAAGATATGAAACAAGAACTCGCGGCTGACCTTGACTTGATTCAGGTTATGGACCGTAATGTGGAAGATTTATCTCGTGGAGAGCTTCAGAGGTTTTCGATAGCTATCACTGCTCTGCAGAATGCAGATATCTTTTTATTCGATGAGCCATCGAGCTATCTTGATGTTAAACAAAGGCTAAAAGCTGCCCAAGTTGTCAGATCCTTGGTTCGACCGAATAA CTATGTGATTGTGGCAGAGCATGATCTTAGCGTGCTCGATTATTTGTCGGATTTCATATGCTGCCTTTATGGGGAACCCGGTGTGTATGGTGTGGTAACTCTTCCATTCTCTGCTAGAGAAGGGATAAATATTTTCCTGGCTCGGTTTGTGCCAACCGAAAATCTCGGGTTTAGATATGAACCTTTTATG GTTGCAGAGACTCCACAAGAAAGTCATGTGGAAATTGAAACATGTGCTAGATACAAGTATCCAACCATGACTATAACTCGGGGGGGAAAGTTCGGGCTCAAGGTTGTTCAGGGGGAATTCACCGATTCAGAAATTATTGTGATGCTCGGAGAAAATGGGACGGGAAAGACGACCTTCCTACACATGCTGGTACATTTGTTGTATA GCTGGCATTTTAAGCCTGATTCGGTAGAAGGATCTGATGTCGAAATTCCTGAGTACAACGTCTCTTACAAGCAAGAGAGAATCGGTATTAAACTGGAGTTTGAGTGTACAGTCGGAATGCTGTTGTGTGCGAGAATTCCTGATGCGATCAGGAATCCTCGTTTCGTATCCGATGTGTTTGAGCCTCTATCGATTCAAAAATTTATGGATAAAAATGTTAGGGACATTTCTGCTGGAGAATTACAGAAGCTTTCTCTCACCCTTTGTCTTGGAAAG CCAGCTGATATATATCTGATAGATGAACCAAGTACATATCTTGACTCAGAGAGTTGGATTGTTGCTGCAAATGTCATCAAGAATTTCATACGAAACACGAAGAAGACTGCATTAGTTGTGGAGCATGATATAACCATGGCAACGTACCTTGCTGATAGGGTGATCGTGTACGAGGGAAAGCCATCGATTGATTGCGTTGCCAGTCCACCTCAACCACTATTGACCGGAATGAACCTCTTCTTATCT CACTTGGATATCACAGTCAGAAGGGACCCCGCGAATATGCTGCCTAGATTCAACAAACTCGAGTCGAAAGAGGACCGGGAGCAGAAGGCCAGTCGAGCTTACTATTATATGGATGACTAA